From a region of the Nitrospira sp. genome:
- a CDS encoding SurA N-terminal domain-containing protein, producing the protein MIKLLREAAHDYPWFLKSIMGILALAFVITMGWWGFGQQSDNVVASVGDQIVPLDEYRRAYENTYRFYKDKGQNEIKDEFLKQFVLDQLIDNRMWLHVAKEMGLTVSDEDLRKAIMQRTEFQKNGSFDPESYRRLLAANRLTPASFEAMEAKDILTNKARLVIMDAVALTPSEYAEAQTLASREGESDPAKAAIIKERVHQNLLFQKQQRALMAYSESMKSKVPVKIHKELM; encoded by the coding sequence ATGATCAAACTGCTCCGCGAAGCCGCTCACGACTATCCTTGGTTTTTGAAATCCATCATGGGCATCCTCGCCCTCGCGTTCGTCATTACGATGGGCTGGTGGGGATTCGGCCAGCAAAGCGATAACGTGGTGGCGTCCGTCGGTGACCAGATCGTCCCGCTCGACGAATATCGACGAGCCTATGAAAATACGTATCGTTTCTACAAGGACAAGGGACAGAACGAGATTAAAGACGAGTTCCTCAAGCAGTTCGTGTTGGACCAGCTCATCGACAATCGCATGTGGCTGCACGTGGCGAAAGAGATGGGCCTCACGGTGTCGGACGAAGATTTGCGGAAAGCGATCATGCAGCGAACAGAGTTTCAGAAGAACGGCAGCTTCGACCCCGAGTCCTATCGCCGCCTGCTGGCAGCCAATCGTCTCACTCCCGCATCGTTCGAAGCGATGGAAGCCAAGGACATTCTCACCAATAAAGCCCGGCTGGTCATCATGGACGCCGTGGCCTTGACCCCATCGGAATATGCCGAGGCGCAGACCCTGGCCTCACGCGAAGGGGAATCTGATCCGGCCAAAGCTGCGATCATCAAGGAGCGGGTGCATCAGAATCTGTTGTTCCAAAAACAACAGCGTGCCCTGATGGCCTACTCGGAATCGATGAAGAGCAAAGTCCCCGTCAAAATCCACAAAGAACTCATGTAG
- the queA gene encoding tRNA preQ1(34) S-adenosylmethionine ribosyltransferase-isomerase QueA: MLLSEFDFPFDPALVADHPVLPRDQARLLVMERASGARTHRRVGDLPFLLRPGDLVVVNNTKVMPARVPAQVRSNGKCLDLLFVQDLGHNVWEVLIKGRFRPGAMIDFPGGASGEIVERSQARTTLLVRGVTTVYDLMHAAGTMPLPPYIKRDPSPEDQGWYQTVFAQHEGAIAAPTAGLHFTEALLESLTTKGIGLTQVTLHVGPGTFRSVKSEHIQDHRMLAEQVEVSASTVEQIHRTQRRGNRVVAVGTTVVRALETAASGGRGIEPFQGPAELFITPGFQFQVIDALVTNFHLPRTTLLMLVSAFVGVESLRAAYQEAVAQRYRFYSYGDAMLLGTGWPSAT; the protein is encoded by the coding sequence ATGCTGCTCAGCGAGTTCGACTTCCCATTCGACCCGGCGCTTGTGGCCGACCATCCTGTGCTCCCACGCGATCAGGCGCGATTACTGGTCATGGAGCGAGCGAGTGGTGCAAGGACCCATCGCCGCGTGGGGGATCTGCCCTTCCTACTCCGTCCCGGCGATCTGGTGGTCGTGAACAATACCAAAGTGATGCCTGCACGAGTCCCTGCGCAGGTGCGATCGAACGGCAAATGTTTGGATCTACTGTTTGTGCAGGACCTTGGGCACAATGTGTGGGAGGTGTTGATCAAGGGACGTTTCCGACCGGGGGCCATGATTGATTTCCCGGGTGGCGCCAGCGGCGAGATCGTGGAACGGAGCCAGGCTCGCACTACGTTGCTGGTCAGAGGCGTCACCACTGTGTACGACCTCATGCACGCGGCCGGCACGATGCCGCTCCCGCCGTATATCAAGCGTGATCCGTCACCGGAAGATCAGGGATGGTACCAGACGGTGTTTGCACAACATGAAGGTGCGATTGCGGCGCCGACTGCAGGGCTGCATTTCACCGAGGCATTGTTGGAGTCGCTGACGACCAAGGGAATCGGGTTGACGCAGGTGACGCTACACGTCGGCCCCGGCACATTTCGCAGCGTGAAGAGCGAGCACATCCAGGACCACCGGATGTTGGCGGAGCAGGTGGAGGTGTCAGCCTCCACGGTCGAGCAGATCCACCGGACGCAACGGCGCGGGAATCGTGTGGTGGCGGTCGGGACCACCGTGGTGCGCGCGCTGGAGACGGCGGCCAGCGGAGGACGTGGCATCGAGCCGTTTCAGGGACCGGCTGAGCTGTTCATCACGCCAGGATTTCAGTTTCAAGTAATCGATGCGCTGGTGACGAACTTTCATTTGCCACGGACTACATTGCTGATGTTGGTGTCCGCGTTCGTGGGTGTGGAATCATTGCGCGCTGCCTATCAGGAGGCGGTGGCGCAACGGTACCGGTTTTACAGTTATGGGGACGCGATGTTGCTCGGGACGGGATGGCCGAGCGCTACATGA
- a CDS encoding SpoIID/LytB domain-containing protein, which produces MIRHRLVRLVAAVGMVCLLFVSVHPASAESIRVLLAQEAPFLDVRSDGAFALVSESGEAKTLHGPIHLTARGDGLHLDGRRLAGGQVQLRPLRHTLTLVIGKDGGGGAGTPLPISGAVRVSRKGHALAITNQVDLEEYVKGVVPAEVSSAWHPEMLKVQAVAARTYALYNKMLSASRDYDVVATIHDQVYRGRTGVDRRVEDAVESTRGIVVTHQQAPIYAAFSSTAAGPTEDAVNVWANKDLPYLKGVECPFDLESPYYQWKASVKIDLLEHNLRHQGFSVGTIATITPIAYSRAGRVARLRILHSGGETILRGEDLRKAAGYTVIPSTQFEVESIGADVVFAGYGAGHAVGLCQWGAKELAELGYSYNSILQYYYPGTELHNAARSQLLMPVIPTP; this is translated from the coding sequence ATGATTCGACATCGCTTGGTGAGGCTCGTCGCTGCGGTGGGCATGGTGTGTCTGCTCTTCGTCTCTGTCCATCCCGCTTCTGCTGAATCCATTCGGGTGCTGTTGGCGCAGGAAGCACCGTTCCTCGATGTGCGCTCGGACGGTGCGTTTGCCCTGGTTAGCGAGAGCGGTGAAGCAAAGACGCTGCACGGGCCGATCCATCTCACTGCCCGGGGAGATGGGTTGCATCTCGATGGTCGACGTCTCGCGGGCGGGCAGGTCCAGCTTCGCCCCCTTCGGCACACCTTGACCCTGGTCATCGGGAAAGACGGAGGGGGCGGCGCGGGGACCCCGTTGCCGATCAGTGGGGCGGTGCGGGTGTCGCGGAAGGGGCATGCGCTGGCGATCACAAACCAGGTTGACTTGGAAGAGTACGTGAAAGGCGTGGTGCCCGCCGAAGTCAGTTCGGCGTGGCATCCGGAAATGTTAAAGGTCCAGGCGGTGGCTGCGCGAACCTATGCGCTGTACAACAAGATGCTCAGCGCCTCCAGGGACTATGACGTCGTTGCCACGATTCACGATCAGGTCTACCGTGGACGAACCGGTGTGGATCGCCGGGTGGAAGACGCGGTTGAATCGACGCGGGGGATTGTGGTGACCCATCAGCAGGCGCCGATCTATGCCGCGTTCTCCTCCACCGCCGCCGGCCCCACCGAGGATGCGGTGAATGTGTGGGCCAACAAAGACCTGCCTTATTTAAAAGGAGTCGAGTGTCCGTTTGATTTGGAGTCGCCCTACTACCAATGGAAAGCCAGTGTGAAGATTGATCTGCTGGAGCACAATCTCCGCCACCAGGGATTTTCTGTGGGCACGATTGCAACGATTACCCCGATTGCCTATAGTCGGGCCGGGCGTGTGGCCCGCTTACGGATTCTCCATTCAGGCGGCGAGACAATCTTGCGCGGCGAAGATCTTCGAAAGGCCGCGGGATACACGGTCATCCCGAGTACCCAGTTCGAAGTGGAATCAATTGGTGCCGACGTGGTCTTTGCCGGATACGGGGCAGGCCATGCGGTGGGGCTGTGCCAGTGGGGCGCAAAAGAATTGGCTGAACTCGGCTATTCCTACAACAGTATTCTGCAATACTATTATCCCGGCACCGAGTTGCATAACGCCGCGCGGTCGCAACTGCTGATGCCGGTCATTCCAACCCCCTAA
- a CDS encoding DUF2905 domain-containing protein has product MDAWSGIGRFLIVVGLALAAVGTILMLTEKWPGLGSLLGWVGRLPGDLSITRERFSLYVPIATSLVLSILLSLLVYILSWLFRR; this is encoded by the coding sequence ATGGATGCCTGGAGCGGGATCGGACGGTTTTTGATCGTCGTGGGATTGGCCCTCGCGGCAGTCGGTACGATACTGATGCTGACAGAAAAATGGCCGGGTCTCGGTTCACTGCTTGGGTGGGTCGGCAGATTACCCGGTGATCTCTCGATCACGCGAGAGCGATTCAGTCTATATGTTCCGATCGCGACCAGTCTCGTGCTCAGCATTCTGCTGAGCCTCCTCGTGTACATCCTTTCATGGCTCTTTCGCCGATGA
- a CDS encoding aspartate-semialdehyde dehydrogenase, which translates to MLKKKQAYTVAVLGATGAVGKESLEILEERNFPIETLRLFSSKRSAGEVLTCQGKEYKVEELTEASSFAGVDIVFISATDAISREYGARLGAAGVVVIDDSAVFRMDPNVPLVVPEVNAAALRSMTRGIVAIPNCTTTPLVMALKPLRDVAGIKRVVVTTFQSVSGTGSAAMDELVDQTKALISFQDVKVQVYPYQIAFNLLPQVGSFGDGGDCSEEVKIVQETRKILEMPLLRVTATTVRVPVLRCHSEAINVELERPLQANDARAAIAEMPGVIVYDDPVKKLYPMPFDVSGKDEVYVGRVRVDESITNGLNLWVVSDNLRKGAALNAVQIAECLIQ; encoded by the coding sequence ATGTTGAAGAAGAAACAGGCCTATACGGTGGCGGTGTTGGGGGCGACCGGAGCGGTTGGGAAAGAAAGTCTTGAGATTCTGGAAGAACGCAATTTCCCGATCGAGACGCTGCGGCTCTTTTCGTCCAAGCGGTCAGCCGGCGAGGTACTCACATGTCAGGGGAAAGAGTACAAGGTGGAAGAACTGACGGAGGCGTCATCCTTTGCCGGCGTCGACATCGTCTTTATTTCCGCCACCGATGCCATCAGCCGTGAGTATGGTGCACGTTTGGGCGCGGCGGGTGTGGTCGTGATCGATGACAGTGCGGTTTTCCGGATGGATCCGAATGTCCCGCTCGTGGTGCCGGAGGTCAATGCTGCAGCGTTGCGGTCCATGACGCGCGGGATTGTGGCTATTCCGAATTGCACGACGACGCCGCTGGTGATGGCGCTGAAGCCGCTTCGCGATGTGGCGGGGATCAAACGCGTCGTCGTCACCACCTTTCAGTCGGTGTCCGGCACTGGATCGGCCGCCATGGATGAATTGGTGGACCAGACAAAGGCACTGATCTCCTTTCAGGATGTAAAAGTACAGGTCTATCCCTATCAAATTGCGTTCAACCTCCTCCCTCAGGTGGGATCGTTCGGCGACGGCGGCGACTGCTCGGAAGAGGTGAAGATCGTGCAGGAGACCAGAAAAATCCTCGAGATGCCGTTGTTGCGGGTCACGGCGACCACGGTGCGTGTGCCGGTCTTGCGCTGTCATTCCGAGGCGATCAACGTGGAACTTGAGCGTCCGCTTCAGGCCAATGACGCCCGGGCGGCCATCGCTGAGATGCCCGGGGTGATTGTCTATGATGATCCAGTCAAGAAACTCTACCCGATGCCGTTTGACGTATCCGGCAAGGATGAGGTCTATGTGGGGCGGGTTCGCGTCGACGAGTCGATCACCAACGGGTTGAATCTGTGGGTCGTCAGTGACAACCTGCGGAAGGGCGCTGCCCTCAACGCCGTTCAAATCGCCGAATGTTTGATACAATGA
- the leuB gene encoding 3-isopropylmalate dehydrogenase yields MKARIAVLAGDGVGREIVPEAVKVLKAVAARYGHTFEFQAADVGGHAIDKVGVPLPAETLTIAKQSDAVLLGAVGGPKWEGLDYSLRPERALLGLREQLGLYANLRPAKLYPMLADASTLRRDVIEGIDMLVIRELTGGIYFGKPKGIEPLPGGGERGINTEVYTTEEIRRIAVVAFDAARKRRKKVMSVDKANVLESSELWRRVVTEVQKGYPDVALSHIYVDNCAMQLVRNPRQFDVLLCNNIFGDILSDEAAMLTGSIGMLPSASVGAKVGLFEPIHGSAPDIAGKNIANPIATIASAAMMLSYAFQLEKEAAAIEQAIVKTLELGFRTKDIHAEGMRLVGTTEMGDAILQNLPA; encoded by the coding sequence GTGAAAGCGAGAATTGCAGTCCTAGCTGGTGATGGAGTCGGCCGCGAGATTGTTCCGGAAGCGGTCAAGGTGTTGAAGGCCGTAGCAGCGCGGTATGGGCATACGTTCGAGTTTCAGGCGGCCGATGTGGGAGGCCACGCCATCGACAAGGTCGGGGTGCCCCTTCCGGCAGAGACCCTCACGATTGCCAAGCAAAGCGATGCGGTGTTACTCGGCGCCGTCGGCGGCCCGAAATGGGAAGGGCTGGACTATAGCCTTCGCCCCGAGCGGGCCTTGCTCGGCTTGCGAGAGCAACTGGGGCTGTATGCGAATTTGCGTCCGGCAAAACTGTATCCCATGCTGGCTGATGCCTCCACGTTGCGCCGCGACGTCATCGAGGGGATCGACATGCTGGTGATTCGTGAACTCACCGGCGGCATCTATTTTGGTAAGCCGAAGGGGATTGAACCGTTGCCTGGTGGCGGCGAACGCGGGATCAATACCGAAGTCTATACGACCGAAGAGATTCGCCGGATCGCCGTGGTGGCGTTTGACGCGGCGCGCAAGCGTCGCAAGAAGGTGATGTCGGTCGACAAGGCGAACGTCCTGGAGTCGTCCGAGCTGTGGCGACGGGTGGTGACCGAGGTCCAAAAAGGCTACCCCGATGTGGCCTTGAGCCATATTTACGTCGACAACTGTGCGATGCAGTTGGTACGGAATCCGCGGCAGTTCGATGTGCTGCTCTGCAATAACATCTTCGGTGATATTTTGAGCGACGAGGCCGCCATGCTGACCGGATCAATCGGTATGCTGCCCTCCGCCAGTGTCGGCGCCAAGGTCGGGCTTTTTGAGCCGATTCATGGCAGTGCGCCGGATATCGCCGGGAAGAACATTGCCAACCCGATTGCGACGATTGCTTCTGCCGCCATGATGTTGTCGTACGCGTTTCAATTGGAGAAGGAAGCGGCGGCCATTGAGCAGGCAATCGTCAAGACCCTTGAACTGGGATTCCGCACCAAAGATATTCACGCAGAAGGCATGCGGTTGGTCGGAACCACGGAAATGGGTGATGCCATCCTGCAGAACCTTCCCGCATAA